The following coding sequences lie in one Streptomyces sp. NBC_00510 genomic window:
- a CDS encoding acyl-CoA dehydrogenase family protein codes for MNLELSEEQAAVRALAAEFAEREIVPHAAAWDRAESVDRGIVKKLGAVGFLGLTIPEEYGGSGGDHLAYCLVTEELGRGDSSVRGIVSVSLGLVAKSVAHWGTEEQKRAWLPRLASGEAVGCFGLTEPGTGSDAGGLTTRARREGGDYVINGAKMFITNGTWADVVLLFARTNDLPGHKGVSAFLVPTGTPGLARHEVHGKLGLRGQATAELVLEDVRVPASAMLGPEGKGFSVAMSALAKGRMSVAAGCVGIAQAALDAAVGYAKDRVQFGKPIAAHQLVQELLADIALDVDAARLLTWRVADLIDRGRPFAAESSKAKLFASEAAVRCANNALQVFGGYGYIDEYPVGKLLRDARVMTLYEGTSQIQKLLIGRELTGIAAF; via the coding sequence GTGAATCTTGAGCTGTCCGAGGAGCAGGCCGCGGTCCGTGCGCTGGCCGCCGAGTTCGCCGAGCGCGAGATCGTGCCGCACGCGGCCGCGTGGGACCGGGCGGAGAGCGTGGACCGGGGCATCGTCAAGAAGCTGGGTGCCGTGGGCTTCCTCGGGCTGACCATCCCGGAGGAGTACGGCGGCTCGGGCGGCGACCACCTGGCGTACTGCCTGGTCACCGAGGAGCTGGGGCGCGGTGACTCGTCCGTGCGTGGGATCGTCTCCGTCTCGCTCGGGCTCGTGGCGAAGTCCGTCGCCCACTGGGGCACGGAGGAGCAGAAGCGGGCCTGGCTGCCCCGGCTGGCCTCCGGCGAGGCGGTGGGCTGCTTCGGGCTGACCGAGCCCGGCACCGGGTCGGACGCCGGCGGTCTGACCACGCGGGCCCGGCGCGAGGGCGGCGACTACGTGATCAACGGCGCCAAGATGTTCATCACGAACGGCACCTGGGCGGACGTGGTCCTGCTCTTCGCCCGCACCAACGACCTCCCCGGCCACAAGGGCGTCAGCGCCTTCCTCGTGCCCACCGGAACCCCCGGCCTCGCCCGGCACGAGGTGCACGGGAAGCTGGGGCTGCGCGGCCAGGCCACGGCGGAGCTGGTGCTGGAGGACGTGCGCGTGCCGGCCTCGGCGATGCTCGGGCCCGAGGGGAAGGGCTTCTCGGTGGCGATGTCCGCCCTGGCCAAGGGCCGCATGTCGGTCGCCGCCGGGTGCGTGGGCATCGCGCAGGCGGCGCTGGACGCGGCCGTGGGTTACGCCAAGGACCGCGTGCAGTTCGGCAAGCCGATCGCCGCGCACCAGCTGGTGCAGGAGCTGCTCGCGGACATCGCCCTGGACGTGGACGCGGCCCGGCTGCTGACCTGGCGGGTCGCCGATCTCATCGACCGGGGCCGGCCCTTCGCGGCGGAGTCGTCCAAGGCGAAGCTCTTCGCGAGCGAGGCGGCGGTGCGCTGCGCCAACAACGCGCTGCAGGTCTTCGGCGGCTACGGCTACATCGACGAGTACCCCGTGGGCAAGCTGCTGCGGGACGCCCGCGTGATGACCCTCTACGAGGGCACGAGCCAGATCCAGAAACTGCTGATCGGCCGGGAGCTGACGGGGATCGCGGCCTTCTGA
- a CDS encoding TetR/AcrR family transcriptional regulator has translation MARPRKPLLSRERIVATALALVDGEGLQAVSTRRLAAELGVSGPSLYNHFTTKDGILDAVADAVVGEVDLSMFDDGRDWRDALLAWARSYRAALAAHPQIVPFLAQGPGRRPAGLRMADAVFGGMTAAGWPPAHATRVGALMRYFVAGSALGSFARGFVDDPSAYDPADYPHLGQAHLLAERQQQVDEGAFETGLRALVDGLAVQFAALGRAPAPEAQ, from the coding sequence ATGGCCCGCCCCCGCAAGCCCCTGCTCAGCCGCGAACGCATCGTCGCCACGGCTCTCGCGCTCGTGGACGGGGAGGGACTGCAGGCCGTCTCCACGCGCCGTCTCGCGGCGGAGCTCGGCGTCAGCGGGCCGAGCCTCTACAACCACTTCACGACGAAGGACGGGATCCTTGACGCGGTCGCCGACGCGGTCGTCGGCGAGGTCGACCTCTCCATGTTCGACGACGGCCGCGACTGGCGCGACGCCCTGCTCGCCTGGGCCCGCTCCTACCGCGCCGCGCTCGCGGCCCACCCCCAGATCGTCCCGTTCCTCGCGCAGGGCCCCGGCCGCCGTCCGGCGGGCCTGCGCATGGCCGACGCGGTCTTCGGCGGCATGACCGCCGCCGGCTGGCCCCCGGCCCACGCCACCCGCGTGGGCGCGCTCATGCGGTACTTCGTGGCGGGTTCGGCGCTGGGGTCCTTCGCGCGGGGGTTCGTCGACGACCCGTCGGCGTACGACCCGGCGGACTACCCGCACCTCGGGCAGGCCCACCTGCTCGCGGAACGGCAGCAGCAGGTGGACGAGGGCGCCTTCGAGACGGGCCTGCGCGCCCTCGTCGACGGCCTCGCGGTGCAGTTCGCTGCGCTGGGCCGAGCGCCGGCCCCCGAGGCCCAGTAG
- the soxR gene encoding redox-sensitive transcriptional activator SoxR has translation MARIPGEHRELTVGQLSGRSGAAVSALHYYEAQGLIRSRRTAGNQRRYTRDTLRRVAFIRASQRVGMPLAAIREALDGLPEGRTPDRADWARLSAGWRAELDARIDRLTALRDSLDDCIGCGCLSLDRCALSNPGDTLGDQGPGARRLLGTEPPRPAPATRSGACGRPTDGPPPTAPTAR, from the coding sequence GTGGCGAGGATCCCGGGCGAGCACCGCGAACTGACCGTCGGCCAGCTGAGCGGGCGCAGCGGGGCCGCCGTCTCCGCGCTGCACTACTACGAGGCCCAGGGCCTGATCCGCAGCCGCCGCACAGCCGGCAACCAGCGCCGCTACACCCGCGACACCCTGCGCCGCGTCGCCTTCATCCGGGCCTCCCAGCGGGTCGGCATGCCGCTCGCCGCGATCCGCGAGGCGCTGGACGGCCTGCCCGAGGGCCGCACCCCGGACCGGGCCGACTGGGCCCGGCTCTCCGCGGGCTGGCGGGCCGAACTCGACGCCCGCATCGACCGGCTCACCGCGCTCCGCGACAGCCTCGACGACTGCATCGGCTGCGGCTGCCTCTCCCTGGACCGCTGCGCCCTGTCCAACCCCGGCGACACGCTCGGCGACCAGGGGCCGGGCGCGCGGCGGCTGCTCGGTACGGAGCCGCCGCGCCCCGCCCCCGCTACCAGATCGGGGGCCTGCGGCCGGCCCACGGACGGGCCGCCTCCAACTGCGCCGACAGCGAGATGA
- a CDS encoding glycosyltransferase 87 family protein has product MPLFAPVEETEVAEAPTETSPSDWHPVEVRSGGGTPSPAAVRTVLLRPATWPQTWLALAVYWLASRVVMLALLRSGQGDIAREVHFLYRRWSEGFAHGTFPVGDVTWQYPPGAALVMLAPALLPGLSYFQGFVLLSLAADAVVLLLLLRAGSGRPGRSTAGAWLWALALPLLMQLPYARYDLMVTVVAVGALLALPARPRLGGALAGLAALIKLWPVLTVLGTPRGRTTRQTWTALAVSAGGLLLVLCTAFRGALGFLSAQHHRGVEIESLGGTFLHVAEMFGWPGRVVAHYGSLEFTGPYVAEITTASLLLTGTALVWLLMWRVRAARWTPATPYDAALTAVLLFTVTSRVISPQYLVWLIGLGAVCLTMRQTTQRPVAALVLLATAVTTVDYPLFFADVTAATWQGAAIVAVRNALLVAAALVSCVRLWRTSVPHRKRLAELP; this is encoded by the coding sequence ATGCCCCTGTTCGCGCCGGTGGAGGAGACGGAAGTGGCCGAGGCCCCCACGGAGACCAGCCCGTCCGACTGGCACCCGGTGGAGGTCCGGAGCGGCGGCGGCACCCCCTCCCCGGCGGCCGTCCGCACCGTCCTGCTGCGCCCCGCGACCTGGCCCCAGACCTGGCTCGCCCTCGCCGTCTACTGGCTCGCCAGCCGGGTGGTCATGCTGGCCCTGCTGCGCAGCGGGCAGGGCGACATCGCCCGCGAGGTGCACTTCCTCTACCGCCGCTGGAGCGAGGGCTTCGCGCACGGGACCTTCCCCGTGGGCGACGTGACCTGGCAGTACCCGCCCGGCGCCGCGCTGGTGATGCTCGCCCCGGCGCTGCTGCCCGGGCTCAGCTACTTCCAGGGCTTCGTCCTGCTGTCGCTCGCCGCCGACGCCGTCGTCCTGCTCCTCCTGCTGCGGGCCGGGAGCGGCCGGCCCGGACGCAGCACGGCCGGTGCGTGGCTGTGGGCGCTCGCCCTGCCGCTGCTGATGCAGCTGCCCTACGCCCGGTACGACCTGATGGTCACCGTCGTCGCCGTCGGCGCGCTGCTCGCACTGCCCGCGCGGCCGCGTCTCGGCGGCGCGCTCGCCGGGCTCGCCGCCCTGATCAAGCTCTGGCCCGTGCTGACCGTGCTCGGCACCCCGCGCGGCCGGACCACCCGGCAGACCTGGACCGCGCTCGCCGTGTCCGCGGGCGGGCTGCTGCTGGTGCTGTGCACCGCGTTCCGCGGCGCCCTCGGCTTCCTGTCCGCGCAGCACCACCGCGGGGTCGAGATCGAGTCCCTCGGCGGCACCTTCCTGCACGTCGCCGAGATGTTCGGCTGGCCGGGGCGCGTGGTCGCGCACTACGGGTCGCTGGAGTTCACCGGCCCGTACGTCGCCGAGATCACCACCGCCTCCCTGCTGCTGACCGGGACCGCCCTGGTGTGGCTGCTGATGTGGCGCGTGAGGGCGGCCCGTTGGACCCCGGCCACGCCGTACGACGCGGCGCTGACCGCCGTGCTCCTGTTCACCGTCACCAGCCGGGTCATCAGCCCCCAGTACCTGGTCTGGCTGATCGGCCTCGGCGCGGTCTGCCTCACCATGCGGCAGACCACCCAGCGGCCGGTCGCCGCGCTCGTGCTGCTCGCCACCGCCGTCACCACGGTCGACTACCCGCTGTTCTTCGCGGACGTCACCGCCGCCACCTGGCAGGGCGCCGCCATCGTCGCCGTCCGCAACGCGCTGCTGGTCGCCGCCGCGCTCGTCTCCTGCGTCCGGCTGTGGCGCACGAGCGTTCCGCACCGCAAGCGGCTCGCCGAGCTCCCGTAG
- a CDS encoding TetR/AcrR family transcriptional regulator → MDVEAEQSERTEAWTGITPDAARRLVIAAVEAFAERGYHATTTRDIAGRAGMSPAALYIHYKTKEELLYQISVVGHRLSLGLLQDAANGGGDPAERLATAVRSFVRWHAEHHTTGRVVQYELGALGPEHYTEVVELRRESEAAVRSVIHDGVQAGDFDVPDVSGTTVALLSLCIDVARWFNPGGRRTPDGIGALYADLALRMVGYAPRQR, encoded by the coding sequence ATGGACGTGGAGGCGGAGCAGTCGGAGCGGACCGAGGCGTGGACCGGCATCACCCCTGATGCCGCCAGGCGGCTGGTGATCGCCGCGGTCGAGGCGTTCGCGGAGCGCGGCTACCACGCGACGACCACGCGCGACATCGCGGGCCGGGCCGGCATGAGCCCCGCGGCGCTCTACATCCACTACAAGACCAAGGAAGAGCTGCTCTACCAGATCAGCGTGGTCGGGCACCGGCTCTCCCTCGGGCTGCTCCAGGACGCCGCGAACGGCGGGGGCGACCCCGCCGAACGGCTGGCCACGGCCGTGCGCTCCTTCGTCCGCTGGCACGCGGAGCACCACACCACGGGCCGAGTCGTGCAGTACGAGCTCGGCGCGCTTGGCCCCGAGCACTACACCGAGGTGGTGGAGCTGCGCCGGGAGAGCGAGGCCGCGGTCCGCTCGGTCATCCACGACGGCGTGCAGGCCGGGGACTTCGACGTGCCGGACGTCTCCGGGACCACCGTCGCGCTGCTGTCGCTCTGCATCGACGTGGCCCGCTGGTTCAACCCCGGCGGGCGCCGGACGCCGGACGGGATCGGCGCGCTGTACGCCGATCTCGCCCTGCGCATGGTCGGGTACGCGCCCCGTCAGAGGTAG
- a CDS encoding zinc-binding dehydrogenase, translating to MVRAAVLPAVNAPLTLAEIDLPEPGPGQVRVRLAAAGVCHSDLSLSNGTLRQPVPAVLGHEGAGTVVSVGEGVTGVTPGDRVILNWAPSCGACHYCGLGEPWLCAAAGAAAGVPYAKLVGGGDELYPGLGTAAFAEETVVPASAVLPLPDGVPLTEAALLGCAVLTGYGAVHHSAGVRPGESVAVFGVGGVGLAVLQAARIAGAGAVVAVDVSPEKEALARAAGATEFLLAGEDVAKRIRALTGGHGADVAIECVGRGETIRSAWSSTRRGGRTTVVGIGGKGDLVSFSALELFHFGRTLSGCVYGNSDPARDLPVLAEHVRAGRLDLSAMVTERIGLEGIAGAFSAMLAGRGGRALVVF from the coding sequence GTGGTCCGCGCCGCCGTACTGCCCGCCGTCAACGCGCCCCTGACCCTCGCCGAGATCGACCTGCCCGAACCCGGGCCGGGCCAGGTACGGGTCAGGCTCGCCGCGGCCGGGGTGTGCCACTCCGACCTGTCCCTGTCCAACGGGACGCTGCGGCAGCCCGTGCCCGCCGTCCTCGGGCACGAGGGCGCCGGCACGGTCGTCTCCGTGGGCGAGGGCGTCACGGGCGTGACCCCGGGCGACCGCGTCATCCTCAACTGGGCGCCCTCCTGCGGCGCCTGCCACTACTGCGGGCTCGGCGAGCCCTGGCTCTGCGCCGCCGCGGGCGCGGCGGCGGGCGTGCCCTACGCCAAGCTCGTGGGCGGCGGGGACGAGCTCTACCCGGGGCTCGGGACGGCCGCGTTCGCCGAGGAGACCGTGGTCCCGGCGTCCGCGGTGCTGCCCCTCCCGGACGGGGTGCCGCTCACGGAGGCCGCGCTCCTCGGGTGCGCCGTGCTCACCGGGTACGGAGCGGTCCACCACAGCGCCGGGGTGCGCCCCGGGGAGTCCGTCGCCGTCTTCGGCGTCGGGGGCGTCGGCCTCGCCGTCCTCCAGGCCGCCCGCATCGCGGGGGCGGGCGCCGTCGTGGCCGTCGACGTCTCCCCGGAGAAGGAGGCCCTGGCGCGGGCCGCGGGTGCCACGGAGTTCCTCCTCGCGGGGGAGGACGTCGCGAAGCGCATCCGCGCGCTGACCGGCGGGCACGGGGCGGACGTCGCCATCGAGTGCGTGGGGCGCGGCGAGACGATCCGCTCCGCGTGGTCCTCGACGCGGCGCGGCGGGCGCACGACGGTGGTGGGCATCGGCGGGAAGGGGGACCTGGTCTCCTTCTCCGCGCTGGAGCTCTTCCACTTCGGGCGCACGCTGTCCGGGTGCGTGTACGGGAACAGCGACCCGGCGCGGGACCTGCCCGTCCTGGCCGAGCACGTGCGGGCGGGGCGGCTCGACCTGTCGGCGATGGTCACGGAGCGGATCGGGCTGGAGGGGATTGCGGGGGCGTTCTCGGCGATGCTCGCGGGGAGGGGCGGGCGGGCGCTGGTCGTCTTCTGA
- a CDS encoding MaoC family dehydratase, which yields MGQPRIFTSVGELKDAIGEDLGTTGWLEVDQKRIDLFADATGDHQWIHVDPQKAAEGPFGTTIAHGYLTLSLIPSLTPELLRVEGVKMGVNYGVNKVRFPSPVPVGSRLRAGGRIAEVSEVPGGAQLVVAITVEREGGDKPVCVAETVVRFYL from the coding sequence ATGGGACAGCCCAGGATCTTCACCTCGGTCGGCGAACTGAAGGACGCCATCGGGGAGGACCTCGGGACGACCGGCTGGCTGGAGGTCGACCAGAAGCGGATCGACCTGTTCGCCGACGCCACCGGGGACCACCAGTGGATCCACGTGGATCCGCAGAAGGCGGCCGAGGGCCCCTTCGGCACCACCATCGCGCACGGCTACCTGACCCTGTCGCTGATCCCGTCCCTCACCCCGGAGCTGCTGCGGGTCGAGGGCGTGAAGATGGGCGTCAACTACGGCGTGAACAAGGTCCGTTTCCCCTCCCCCGTGCCGGTCGGCTCACGGCTGCGGGCCGGCGGCCGGATCGCCGAGGTGAGCGAGGTGCCCGGCGGCGCCCAGCTCGTCGTGGCGATCACCGTGGAGCGGGAGGGCGGCGACAAGCCGGTGTGCGTGGCCGAGACGGTCGTCCGCTTCTACCTCTGA